The Deinococcus taeanensis genome has a window encoding:
- a CDS encoding NUDIX hydrolase yields MTSRHRYRVSSTVFVVLRSHHEFCSLKRVNTGWMDGFYSLPAGGVEEGETLLEAARREALEEVGVLLNLEDLRLVHTLHSQTQGDGWLDHFFVADRWEGTPRICELDRHEDLCWLSFDAIPEQFVPYVRSALVALTKGETYSIYGWPHAETPELATEHLKHATPSSLKGQGGLSLQGADSNQDD; encoded by the coding sequence GTGACTTCCCGCCACCGTTACCGGGTGTCCTCAACGGTCTTCGTCGTATTGCGCAGTCACCATGAGTTCTGCAGCCTGAAACGCGTGAACACTGGTTGGATGGACGGCTTCTACAGTCTTCCCGCAGGCGGAGTCGAGGAGGGTGAAACCTTGCTGGAAGCCGCCCGACGCGAAGCCCTGGAAGAAGTTGGCGTCCTGCTCAACCTTGAGGACCTACGCCTCGTTCACACGCTTCATAGCCAGACTCAGGGCGACGGATGGCTGGATCACTTCTTCGTTGCGGATCGCTGGGAAGGTACGCCGAGGATTTGTGAGCTCGACAGACACGAAGACCTGTGCTGGCTGTCATTTGACGCCATTCCGGAACAGTTCGTACCCTACGTGCGGTCCGCCCTGGTGGCCCTCACCAAAGGGGAAACGTATTCGATCTACGGATGGCCTCACGCTGAGACGCCAGAACTGGCTACAGAACACCTGAAACATGCGACCCCATCCAGTCTGAAGGGTCAGGGCGGGTTGTCACTCCAAGGGGCAGACTCCAACCAAGACGACTGA
- a CDS encoding AAA family ATPase, translating into MSGKGKRSVPISAAHTQLGQQVKNLRPGEPVVLERHGKPVAGLVSVQDLETIQRAGQDMTVLMAFNHAGGAAKTSTIRDIGYELAELGYRVLLIDIDPQANLTSWLGIHDVDGARSLQPVLEDYAPLPEPYRVHQMDLIPSHLSLARTDARLPGYTNAEGRLRAAIEQVRQSGTYDFVLIDPPPSLGKLTANAANAADWVIVPVPARYKGLVALEGLREMLSEYTRTNPRLRVAMYLVTQMENTAHSKETHEVFQQVLGDELAGPLTYRPAVYNRCQPEGQPIGVNAPTSEARREIQRVVRTLLDRIGQAPA; encoded by the coding sequence ATGAGCGGAAAAGGGAAGCGGTCGGTGCCCATCAGCGCGGCCCACACACAACTTGGCCAGCAGGTGAAGAACCTGCGGCCAGGGGAACCGGTGGTGCTGGAGCGACATGGCAAGCCCGTCGCGGGCCTCGTCTCCGTGCAGGACCTCGAAACGATTCAGCGGGCCGGACAGGACATGACTGTCCTGATGGCGTTCAACCACGCTGGCGGCGCGGCGAAGACCAGCACCATCCGCGACATCGGCTACGAGCTGGCCGAACTCGGGTACCGCGTGCTGCTGATTGACATCGACCCACAGGCCAATCTCACGTCCTGGCTCGGCATTCACGACGTGGACGGTGCCCGCAGCCTGCAGCCGGTACTGGAGGATTACGCGCCCCTGCCGGAGCCCTACCGCGTCCATCAGATGGACCTGATTCCCAGTCACCTCAGCCTCGCGCGCACGGACGCCCGGTTGCCCGGCTACACCAACGCTGAGGGCCGCCTGCGCGCCGCGATTGAGCAGGTCCGGCAGAGCGGGACGTATGATTTCGTCCTGATCGACCCGCCCCCCAGCCTGGGCAAACTCACAGCGAACGCGGCAAACGCAGCGGACTGGGTGATTGTGCCTGTCCCCGCCCGCTATAAGGGACTCGTGGCGCTTGAAGGCCTGCGCGAGATGCTCAGCGAGTACACCCGCACCAATCCGCGCCTGCGTGTGGCGATGTACCTCGTCACCCAGATGGAGAACACCGCGCACAGCAAAGAAACTCACGAGGTGTTTCAGCAGGTGCTCGGCGATGAGCTCGCCGGTCCCCTCACGTACCGGCCCGCCGTGTACAACCGCTGTCAGCCTGAAGGCCAACCGATCGGCGTGAACGCCCCCACCTCCGAGGCGCGCCGGGAAATTCAGCGGGTGGTCCGTACGCTGCTTGACCGCATCGGCCAGGCGCCCGCATGA
- a CDS encoding ParB/RepB/Spo0J family partition protein, giving the protein MTRRKLTKGMQAALARTQAVHQDIQDLQRARVPVQYLEVGQLRPSPFQARLDFTDLEGLTDDIRTNGILQPLVARSTADGYELIAGERRWRAARRAGLSEVPVMLREATDEQARLYSLKENLERQDLNAFEVASVALALTALSLDQTQETVRARLTVRGPVDPEVEQALAEALSVLGKDLTRLSFTKHYLPLLNLPPALKDAIRRGASFNAVRVLRRATPQQQAEWLPRIETGEWGVRDVEAALQGAASSAAPAGESNLSSETRRVLRLASPRRIQQLDDRAQKELQRLLQRVETLLSQATP; this is encoded by the coding sequence ATGACCAGACGCAAACTCACCAAAGGCATGCAGGCGGCGCTCGCCCGCACGCAGGCCGTTCATCAGGACATTCAGGACCTGCAGCGCGCCCGGGTACCGGTGCAGTACCTGGAGGTCGGGCAGCTGCGGCCCTCGCCGTTCCAGGCCCGGCTGGACTTCACGGACCTGGAAGGACTCACCGACGACATCCGGACCAACGGCATTCTGCAACCTCTGGTCGCGCGGTCCACCGCCGACGGTTACGAACTGATCGCCGGCGAACGACGCTGGCGGGCCGCGCGGCGGGCCGGTCTGAGCGAGGTGCCGGTGATGCTCCGGGAAGCCACGGATGAACAGGCCCGGCTCTACAGCCTCAAGGAAAACCTGGAACGCCAGGATCTCAACGCTTTCGAAGTGGCGAGCGTGGCTCTGGCCCTGACGGCCCTGAGCCTCGATCAGACGCAGGAGACGGTCCGCGCCCGCCTGACAGTGCGCGGACCGGTGGACCCGGAGGTCGAGCAGGCCCTCGCAGAAGCGCTGAGCGTGCTGGGCAAGGACCTCACGCGGCTGAGTTTCACCAAGCATTACCTGCCCCTCCTCAACCTGCCTCCGGCCCTGAAGGACGCGATCCGCCGCGGCGCGTCGTTCAACGCAGTGCGTGTGCTGCGCCGGGCCACCCCGCAGCAGCAGGCCGAATGGCTGCCGCGCATCGAAACAGGGGAGTGGGGGGTGCGGGACGTCGAAGCGGCCTTGCAGGGGGCAGCGAGCAGTGCCGCGCCAGCAGGGGAGAGCAACCTCTCAAGTGAGACCCGCCGCGTCCTGCGCCTGGCGTCACCACGCCGGATTCAGCAGCTGGACGACCGGGCGCAGAAAGAGCTGCAGCGGCTGCTTCAGCGGGTCGAAACCCTGCTCAGCCAGGCGACCCCCTGA
- a CDS encoding replication initiator protein A has product MALLNMFSIQERIPPDHTSWSIDIQIGEETGVMSCLAPQGIGGVPHGLDADIANAILDLFVEAGAPSHGILHTTPYQILVRANLHPNGTYYEILRDSLNRLTHSVYTIGNTWRDHGAKRWTSAKFSIILEFNATSADRDTLDSRATISITIAQMLVRSIREQYTKPVNSLLLNNLKRPPTRSLYRLLDAKRRNPETLAIESNELTVNLLDWAKECKFTETETAAYIKRLLASAHAELLTQGYLREVKYSGRGANTDVTYLFNRAELEEDPTTAALLRDMYARFALSVPNGRKLITQYGQARVQERVLVAQQLIQQFRPRSPAAFVTDVIKDEEGKYQVTASDVALPVAAAPITPPAAARAQPEDAHTAFQRSLEELGTEELLRTTVTLLQVTLGDRLTAQQYSMIRTAMEKGRLAPVRVRTELSAALTGKTLDQFAANIKALVNEPPLSLF; this is encoded by the coding sequence ATGGCCCTGCTCAACATGTTCAGCATCCAGGAGCGGATCCCGCCGGACCACACCTCCTGGAGCATCGATATTCAGATCGGGGAGGAGACCGGCGTGATGTCCTGCCTGGCGCCGCAGGGCATTGGCGGCGTGCCGCACGGCCTGGACGCTGACATCGCCAACGCGATCCTGGATCTGTTCGTGGAAGCGGGTGCCCCCAGCCACGGCATTCTGCACACCACCCCGTATCAGATTCTGGTCCGCGCGAACCTCCATCCGAACGGCACGTACTACGAAATTCTGCGCGATTCCCTCAACCGCCTGACGCACAGCGTCTACACCATCGGCAACACCTGGCGCGACCACGGTGCCAAACGCTGGACCAGCGCGAAATTCAGCATCATTCTCGAGTTTAACGCCACCAGCGCGGACCGGGACACGCTGGATTCCAGGGCGACGATCAGTATCACCATCGCGCAGATGCTCGTTCGCTCCATCCGCGAGCAGTACACAAAGCCCGTCAACTCCCTGCTGCTCAACAATCTCAAACGGCCCCCCACCCGGTCCCTGTACCGCCTGCTGGACGCCAAACGCCGGAACCCGGAAACGCTGGCCATCGAAAGCAACGAACTCACGGTCAATCTGCTCGACTGGGCCAAGGAATGCAAATTCACGGAAACGGAAACGGCGGCCTACATCAAGCGGCTGCTGGCCTCCGCACACGCCGAACTTCTCACCCAGGGGTATCTCCGGGAGGTGAAGTACTCCGGTCGCGGGGCGAACACGGACGTCACGTACCTGTTCAACCGCGCCGAGCTCGAAGAAGACCCCACAACCGCAGCGCTGCTCCGTGACATGTACGCCCGGTTCGCCCTGTCGGTCCCCAACGGACGCAAACTCATCACCCAGTACGGTCAGGCGCGCGTGCAGGAACGGGTCCTGGTGGCGCAGCAGCTTATCCAGCAGTTCCGGCCGCGGTCGCCCGCAGCGTTCGTGACCGACGTGATCAAAGATGAGGAAGGAAAGTACCAGGTGACCGCCAGTGACGTGGCCCTGCCCGTGGCCGCCGCGCCCATCACGCCACCTGCTGCGGCCCGTGCCCAGCCTGAGGACGCTCACACGGCTTTCCAGCGCAGCCTTGAGGAACTTGGCACCGAAGAACTGCTGCGCACCACGGTGACGCTCCTGCAGGTGACGTTGGGCGACCGGTTGACCGCCCAGCAGTACAGCATGATCCGTACCGCCATG